One Branchiostoma lanceolatum isolate klBraLanc5 chromosome 18, klBraLanc5.hap2, whole genome shotgun sequence DNA window includes the following coding sequences:
- the LOC136424814 gene encoding maternal B9.15 protein-like, with amino-acid sequence MKDEIAAAVVYLARLVRKSGNLDKDQVDRFADKLTAIMVERFKNHWYPDCPEKGQAYRCIRLQDCEPVDTVLEMAASEAGLRYQDLGLANSIIMWVDPMEVSCRFGHGFDRTVHTIARFDNRQPTIQYPRPSSGDGKISPEFHYYPAPIQPIPIVNNSNSIYNKPGVMFVKQGFLPPMGHKTGRVGPPADKYHWVNKNKPVTAN; translated from the exons ATGAAGGACGAAATCGCAGCAGCTGTGGTGTACTTGGCCAGACTGGTCAGGAAAAGCGGCAACTTGGACAAAGACCAG GTTGATAGATTCGCAGACAAACTGACGGCCATCATGGTAGAACGGTTCAAGAACCACTGGTACCCTGACTGTCCAGAAAAGGGCCAGGCTTACCGCTGTATACGACTTCAGGACTGCGAACCAGTAGACACGGTGCTCGAGATGGCAGCTAGCGAAGCCGGACTGAGATATCAGGACTTGGGGCTCGCAAACTCTATCATCATGTGGGTCGACCCTATGGAAGTCTCGTGCAG GTTTGGCCATGGCTTTGATAGAACCGTCCACACCATCGCAAGATTCGACAACAGGCAGCCAACGATCCAGTACCCTCGTCCGTCATCAGGCGACGGCAAAATCTCTCCCGAGTTCCATTACTACCCCGCGCCCATTCAACCCATTCCCATCGTCAACAACTCTAACAGCATCTACAACAAACCTGGCGTGATGTTCGTTAAGCAGGGGTTCCTTCCACCAATGGGGCACAAGACGGGGCGCGTAGGACCGCCTGCCGACAAGTACCACTGGGTAAACAAGAACAAACCAGTCACAGCAAACTAG